In the Haloarcula salinisoli genome, TCAAGACCGCCGGCAAGACACTCCTCTCGGAGGTCGGCGGCGCGTCGGGCCCGCTGTATGGCGGTTCGCTGGTCTTTGCCAGCCCCGAACTCGAAGACGGGCTCACGGCCGAGAGTAGCGTCGCGTTCGCGGAGACCTATCTGGAGAAAGTACAGGACCGCGGCGACGCCCGCGTCGGCGACAAGACGATGGTCGACGCGCTGGTGCCGGCGGTCCACACGTTCAAGAAGTCGGTCGAAGTCGACGATATGGAACCGGTCGCGGCGCTTTCGAAGGCCGTCGCCGCCGCCCAGCGCGGCGTGGACTTCACCGTCCCCATCCGGGCCTCGAAGGGCCGGGCCTCGTACCTTGGCTGGCGCTCGGTGGGCCACCAGGACCCCGGCGCCACCAGTACGCTGTACATCATGGAGGAGTTGCTCGACGTGGCCACGGCGTACGGCGAGGCCCCCGAGGAGCTACCTGACCACGCCGAGTCGCCGACCATCCCGGACGGCGAGGTGACCGAGGACTGATGGTCGGACTCGTCGTCGTCTCACACAGCCAGACGGCCGCCGACGGCATCGCCGAGGTGGCCGGCGAGATGGGTGGGGAGACGCGTATCGAGGCGGTCGGCGGTGACGGACAGGGCGGCTTCGGTACGGTCGCCGACAACATCGAGGCCGCTATCGAAGCGGCAGATGACGGGGACGGCGTCGTGGTGCTGGTCGACCTCGGAAGCGCCGTGATGAACGCGGAGGTCGCTATCGAGACGAGCGACGTCGAGGCGGTCATCGCCGACGCGCCGGTACTGGAGGGGACGGTCAACGCCGCCGTCACCGCGACCAGCCCGAAAGCCACCGTCGAGTCGGTCCGCGAGCAGGCCGAGGCGGCCCGCGGTGTCGAGAAGCTCTAGGTCTCCCCGTCTTCCGGCGTCGAAAGGACCGCTTCCAGCGCGTCCAGCGCCGCTTCCGCGTCGTCGCCCTCGGCGACGAGCCGGACCACCTCGCCGTGTTTCGCACCCAGTCCGGTCACCGAGAGCATACTGTTCGCGGGCACGAGTGTCCCGCTGTCGGCGAGTCCAACCTCGACCGTCGCGTCGTACTCGTTGACCGTCTGGACGAACTTCGATGCGGGTCGGGCGTGTAGCCCTGCCTCCGGGACGATTTCGACGTCTCGCTCCATTGTGTGACCTAAGGGCCGGGCGACCATTACTATAGGGGGGTCGCCAAACCGTTTAGTGGCCAGGTCGTCTGTAGTGTGTCGTGAGTCGGCCACTGGGATATCTGTCGGTCGTGCTGTCGCTGAGCTGTGCACTCGGCTACGTCGTCGTCCAGCAGTTCAGGGTCGACGCCGTCCTCCAGGGGGTCGGCCCCGGGCTCACCCTCGTTCTGAGCGAGGGGCTGTCGCTCGCGGCCATCGGCTTCGCGACGTATGGCTGTTACCGGCTCGTTCTCGCGGCGTTCGACCGGCGGACCCCCGACAAGCGCCGTCGCCACGACGCGCGCAACATCTTCCGGCTGGCCTTCGGCGTGGCGGGGACCATCGCCGTCCTCGGCGTCATCACCCAGCAATGGGTCGGCGTGCTGTTCTCGCTGGGTGTGGTCGGGTTCGCGGTGACGTTCGCGCTCCAGCAGCCGCTGTTCTCGCTCATCGGCTGGCTCTACATCATGGTCAAACGGCCCTACCAGGTCGGCGACCGGGTCGCCATCGAGGACTCGA is a window encoding:
- the dhaL gene encoding dihydroxyacetone kinase subunit DhaL, which encodes MSDEGEAVVAAVAAVADRLETERSHLTDLDSAIGDADHGGNMARGWAAAAEAVAELDDPEPMAVVKTAGKTLLSEVGGASGPLYGGSLVFASPELEDGLTAESSVAFAETYLEKVQDRGDARVGDKTMVDALVPAVHTFKKSVEVDDMEPVAALSKAVAAAQRGVDFTVPIRASKGRASYLGWRSVGHQDPGATSTLYIMEELLDVATAYGEAPEELPDHAESPTIPDGEVTED
- a CDS encoding PTS-dependent dihydroxyacetone kinase phosphotransferase subunit DhaM, which encodes MVGLVVVSHSQTAADGIAEVAGEMGGETRIEAVGGDGQGGFGTVADNIEAAIEAADDGDGVVVLVDLGSAVMNAEVAIETSDVEAVIADAPVLEGTVNAAVTATSPKATVESVREQAEAARGVEKL
- a CDS encoding HPr family phosphocarrier protein — translated: MERDVEIVPEAGLHARPASKFVQTVNEYDATVEVGLADSGTLVPANSMLSVTGLGAKHGEVVRLVAEGDDAEAALDALEAVLSTPEDGET